A genomic stretch from Nocardia wallacei includes:
- a CDS encoding transcriptional regulator has product MSAPHRHPALIILVIVATLVCLALGWWQWGRFESSTGTAQNLGYALQWPLFAGFVVFAYFRFVRLERETAAEEQGEDATESAKPVVQREIPPGILPERPTARRDDDPVLAEYNRYLAQLNAQDTSGPPGARTTPSPHPSSIASFERSAG; this is encoded by the coding sequence GTGTCCGCTCCCCACCGCCACCCGGCTCTGATCATCCTGGTGATCGTCGCCACGCTGGTCTGCCTGGCGCTCGGCTGGTGGCAGTGGGGCCGGTTCGAATCGTCGACCGGCACGGCGCAGAATCTCGGTTACGCCCTGCAATGGCCGCTGTTCGCGGGGTTCGTGGTGTTCGCCTACTTCCGGTTCGTGCGCCTCGAGCGCGAGACCGCGGCGGAGGAACAGGGCGAGGACGCGACCGAGTCGGCGAAACCCGTTGTGCAGCGCGAAATTCCACCCGGCATCCTGCCCGAACGGCCGACCGCGCGCCGCGACGACGATCCGGTCCTCGCCGAGTACAACCGTTACCTGGCGCAGCTGAACGCCCAGGACACGAGCGGCCCACCCGGCGCGAGGACCACGCCGTCTCCCCACCCGTCATCCATCGCCTCATTCGAGAGGAGCGCCGGTTGA
- a CDS encoding DUF3817 domain-containing protein — translation MSAAENSTDTTASTSRAAAAPAGQPLDGAGASTARIRSALTRYRVLAYITGVWLLLLCAEMVYKYLLLADSSTAPHWLFYVGQIHGIFYMLYLVFTIDLAIKTRWKPGTTVITALAGTIPFLSFVCEHYRTRQVRASYNL, via the coding sequence TTGAGCGCCGCCGAGAACTCCACCGACACCACAGCGAGCACGAGCCGCGCCGCCGCCGCGCCCGCGGGCCAACCCCTCGACGGCGCCGGGGCGAGCACCGCGCGCATCCGCTCGGCGCTCACCCGGTACCGGGTGCTGGCCTACATCACCGGCGTGTGGCTGCTGCTGCTCTGCGCCGAGATGGTCTACAAGTACCTGCTGCTCGCGGACAGCAGCACGGCGCCGCACTGGCTGTTCTATGTCGGCCAGATCCACGGCATCTTCTACATGCTGTACCTGGTCTTCACCATCGATCTGGCGATCAAGACCCGCTGGAAGCCCGGCACCACGGTGATCACCGCGCTGGCCGGCACCATCCCGTTCCTGTCCTTCGTCTGCGAGCACTACCGCACCCGACAGGTCCGGGCCTCCTACAACCTCTGA
- the rdgB gene encoding RdgB/HAM1 family non-canonical purine NTP pyrophosphatase: MTAARRVLVASRNTKKLDELRRILAEAGIEGVEIVGLDEVPPYPEAPETGATFEENALAKARDGAAATGLPCVADDSGLAVDALNGMPGVLSARWSGRHGDDTANNDLLLAQLSDVPDERRGARFVSACALVADGHEVVTVGEWPGVIRREPLGDNGFGYDPLFVPDGETRTSAQLTPAEKDAASHRGRALRALLPALAELAGA; the protein is encoded by the coding sequence GTGACCGCGGCGCGGCGCGTGCTGGTCGCCAGCCGCAATACTAAGAAACTCGACGAATTGCGGCGCATTCTCGCCGAAGCCGGTATCGAGGGCGTCGAGATCGTGGGCCTGGACGAGGTGCCGCCCTATCCGGAGGCTCCCGAGACGGGCGCGACCTTCGAGGAGAACGCGCTGGCCAAGGCACGTGACGGCGCGGCAGCCACCGGATTGCCCTGTGTCGCGGACGATTCCGGTCTCGCGGTGGACGCGCTCAACGGTATGCCAGGCGTGCTGTCGGCGCGGTGGTCCGGGCGCCACGGCGACGACACCGCCAACAACGACCTGCTCCTGGCGCAATTGTCCGACGTTCCCGACGAGCGGCGCGGGGCACGGTTCGTCTCCGCGTGCGCCCTGGTCGCCGACGGCCACGAGGTCGTCACGGTCGGCGAATGGCCCGGGGTGATTCGTCGGGAGCCCCTCGGCGACAACGGCTTCGGCTACGATCCGCTGTTCGTCCCGGACGGCGAGACCCGCACCTCGGCCCAGCTCACCCCCGCCGAGAAGGACGCCGCCTCCCACCGCGGCCGCGCCCTGCGCGCCCTACTCCCCGCCTTGGCCGAATTGGCTGGAGCGTGA
- the rph gene encoding ribonuclease PH: MSRRADGRADDELREVRITRGFTTHPAGSVLVEFGQTRVMCTASVTEGVPPWRRDSGLGWLTAEYAMLPAATHTRSGRESVKGKVGGRTQEISRLVGRSLRACIDLAAIGENTIALDCDVLQADGGTRTAAITGAYVALADAVTYLGAAGQLADPQPISCMIAAVSVGVVDGRVRLDLPYEEDSRAEVDMNVVATDTGTLVEIQGTGEGATFPRSTLDKLLDSALAGCERLFEVQREALALPYPGALPEPGKRK; this comes from the coding sequence GTGTCGAGACGAGCCGATGGCAGGGCGGACGACGAACTCCGCGAGGTCCGGATCACCCGTGGGTTCACCACGCATCCAGCGGGTTCGGTGCTGGTGGAGTTCGGGCAGACGCGGGTGATGTGCACCGCCAGTGTCACCGAGGGGGTGCCGCCGTGGCGGCGTGACTCCGGATTGGGTTGGCTCACAGCCGAATACGCGATGTTGCCCGCGGCCACCCACACCCGTAGCGGCCGGGAGTCGGTGAAGGGCAAGGTCGGTGGGCGCACCCAGGAGATCAGCCGGTTGGTCGGGCGCTCGCTGCGGGCCTGCATCGACCTGGCCGCGATCGGCGAGAACACCATCGCGCTGGACTGCGATGTGCTGCAGGCCGACGGCGGTACCCGCACGGCCGCCATCACCGGCGCGTACGTGGCGCTGGCCGACGCCGTCACCTATCTTGGCGCGGCCGGGCAACTGGCCGACCCCCAGCCCATCTCGTGCATGATCGCCGCGGTGAGCGTGGGCGTGGTCGACGGCCGGGTGCGGCTGGACCTGCCCTACGAGGAGGACTCGCGCGCCGAGGTCGACATGAACGTGGTGGCCACCGATACGGGCACGCTGGTGGAGATCCAGGGCACCGGCGAGGGCGCCACCTTCCCGCGTTCCACGCTGGACAAGCTGCTCGATTCCGCGCTGGCCGGGTGCGAGCGACTGTTCGAGGTGCAGCGGGAGGCGCTGGCGCTGCCGTACCCCGGTGCGCTGCCGGAGCCCGGGAAGCGGAAGTGA
- a CDS encoding cyclic nucleotide-degrading phosphodiesterase, whose protein sequence is MRLTVLGCSGSVSGPDSPASGYLLTGPDMTPTVIDFGPGILGALQRYLDPGEVDIFLTHLHADHCLDLPGLLVWRRYHPNPPSGRAIVYGPSDSALRIGNASAEIGGECDDWSDVIDMRPWSEGEQITFGPGHTVVARRMFHPPESYGLRLTTASGRVLVYTGDTALCPAVFELAQGADVLLSEASWTHDPANRPPGIHLSGAEAGEIATRAGVGELLLTHIPPWTSREDVIAEAKEQFSGPVHAVSPGEVIEI, encoded by the coding sequence ATGCGCCTCACCGTCCTCGGGTGTTCGGGCAGTGTGTCCGGCCCGGATTCCCCCGCGTCGGGTTATCTGCTCACCGGTCCGGACATGACACCGACGGTGATCGATTTCGGTCCCGGCATTCTGGGCGCCCTGCAGCGCTATCTGGACCCGGGCGAGGTCGACATCTTCCTCACCCACCTGCACGCCGACCACTGCCTGGATCTGCCCGGCCTGCTGGTCTGGCGGCGCTACCACCCGAACCCGCCGAGCGGCCGCGCGATCGTGTACGGCCCCTCGGATTCCGCGCTGCGCATCGGCAACGCGTCGGCCGAGATCGGCGGCGAATGCGACGACTGGTCCGACGTCATCGATATGCGGCCGTGGTCGGAGGGCGAGCAGATCACCTTCGGCCCCGGGCACACCGTGGTCGCCAGGCGCATGTTCCACCCGCCGGAGTCCTACGGCCTGCGGCTCACCACGGCGTCCGGCCGGGTCCTGGTGTACACCGGCGACACCGCGCTGTGCCCGGCGGTCTTCGAACTAGCGCAGGGCGCCGACGTGCTGTTGTCGGAGGCATCATGGACGCACGATCCGGCCAATCGACCGCCGGGCATCCACCTGTCCGGCGCCGAGGCCGGCGAGATCGCCACCCGGGCCGGTGTGGGTGAGTTGCTGCTGACCCACATCCCGCCGTGGACCTCCCGCGAGGACGTGATCGCGGAGGCGAAGGAACAGTTCAGCGGCCCCGTGCACGCCGTGTCGCCGGGCGAGGTCATCGAGATCTGA
- a CDS encoding rhomboid family intramembrane serine protease, whose amino-acid sequence MGSSFDPDRIAARRGPQGKSPLAQRGDSSAALKLLWQRAIALTLGFVVLLYGIEGVDTATGERLEQEGVRPRTTDGLTGILFAPVLHDNWAHLIGNTLPVLVLGLLTLLTGIGRGLAATAIIWLIGGFGTWLIADPNSVHVGASVLVFGWLTYLVSRGFFARNLWQMLIGLVVGLLYGSILWGVLPGQPGISWQGHLFGAVGGLVAGWVLSGDERRRRRGGSVGRPASPG is encoded by the coding sequence ATGGGTTCGTCGTTCGATCCCGATCGGATCGCGGCCCGGCGCGGGCCGCAGGGGAAATCGCCGCTCGCGCAGCGGGGCGACTCGTCCGCGGCGCTGAAACTGTTGTGGCAGCGCGCGATCGCGCTCACCCTCGGCTTCGTCGTGCTGCTCTACGGCATCGAAGGCGTCGACACCGCCACCGGTGAACGGCTGGAGCAGGAGGGCGTGCGCCCGCGCACCACCGACGGGCTGACCGGAATCCTGTTCGCGCCGGTGCTGCACGACAATTGGGCGCATCTGATCGGCAACACCCTGCCGGTGCTCGTGCTCGGCCTGCTGACGCTGCTCACCGGGATCGGCCGCGGCCTGGCGGCCACCGCCATCATCTGGCTGATCGGTGGTTTCGGGACCTGGCTGATCGCGGATCCGAACTCGGTGCACGTCGGCGCGTCGGTGCTGGTGTTCGGGTGGCTCACCTACCTGGTCTCCCGCGGGTTCTTCGCGCGCAACCTCTGGCAGATGCTGATCGGCCTGGTCGTGGGATTGCTGTACGGGTCGATCCTGTGGGGAGTGCTGCCCGGGCAGCCCGGAATCTCTTGGCAAGGACATCTTTTCGGGGCGGTGGGTGGACTGGTTGCCGGCTGGGTACTCTCTGGGGATGAACGTCGTCGTCGCCGCGGGGGTAGTGTCGGCCGCCCCGCGTCGCCGGGATGA